GCCGGACGATCGGCGCCGCCCCCGCCACGGGCTACGTTTCCACGGACGACCGTGTCATCAACGCTTTCGTCAACTGGGTCGAGATCCAGGCCGAAGTCTGCGGCGCCACGGGCCAGATGAGTTCGTACGCCTCTTCCCTCCTCGCCCGAGCATCCCAGTAGTGTAGAACCCCGACCTTCATGCGGCGGTGGCGGCGATCCCTCCTGGTCCTTCCCCCTGTGCGTATCCTGCGCCTCCGGCGAAAAGACGGATCGCCCGGCCCGCCCTGCGTCGATCGCCTCCGTGCGTGAATTGGGACCGCTCGAGACGACGACGGCCGTGAAGGGACGGGACGGCGGCAAGATCGAGTACGTCACCTACTTCCGTTCCACCGGCCCCTGGACGGGCGAAATCCGGCTCGTCGAGGTGGAACTCCAGTAGCGCCGGGCAAAGGACACCGACCCCGAAGCGTTCCGAAAAACTACTCCAGCTTCAAGACGGTAAGCTCGCGGAAGCGGTGGAAATCTCCGTCGTCCGTCAAGATCGAGTCGACACCGGACTCCCTGCATAGGGCGACGATCTGTGCATCAAATACCAGATTACCTCTCACTTCGTATTTCCGAATGGTCTCACCCAGAAGGCCGAGGAACCGATCACCGGGTAGAAGAACCCCTACATTCGGAGATTGGAGGAGTCTTCCGAGAGCTTCCGTCGCCTGATCGTGTGTACGCGGCTCCTTCAGAATGCCCGGGTGGGTCACCACGCGCAAGAATTCAGCCACGCAGAAGACCGGCAGGCCCCAAGGGTCGTCGCGCCCGGCCAGCTCCTTCAATTTTCCTGCGGCGAGGTCATGCTTGGGTGAGTCTTCCCAATGGGCGTACACCAGGATGTTGGTGTCAACAGCGACTATTTCCGACCCTCCATGATCTCGTAGAGGCTGTCCCGATCCGATAGATCCACCCCCGGCCTAAGTTCTCCCTTGAAGGTCAACAGCTTGAGCCGGAAGGGTTTCTGCTTCTTCGCCGGCGGGCGAAGAACCAACCGGAGGGCATCTTCGATGACGCGCGTAAGCGTCGTGCCCGCTTCCAGCGCCCGCCGCTTGGCCGCGCGCACGAGGCCGTCATCCAGATCCAGCGTCGTCCTCATGCAGATTTATGTATCATCTTTGCAGATATATGTCAATTCCGTAATGACGGTGACAGTATACTCTATTGGATGAAATAAAGTATACTGTCACCTATTATACTAGGGATTGACCGCGATGTACTTGAGGTCGGAATCCACCGTGGGGTCCAATGTGTAGCTGATATGAGGATTGCCGCCCGGATCAAGGGCGATCGAGCAGTACCGCCCGACGTTGCCGGTTGAATCCAGCCTCGTGTTCGTCCAGGCCCCCGACGTATTGGTCGAGTAGAGAAGGTCGAGATCCGTCACATCCTGGTGGCAGGCGTGGACTTTTCCGTTCGAGTCGACCTTGATGGAAGATTCCGGCGTTGTTGCGCCCGTCAGGAAGGCCATCGTCGAAACGACCCAGGAACCTGATGCATTGGTCGCATACCGCTGATCCGTATTGGCGTTGTCCCAGAACGATACGTGTGCCTTGTTGCCGGAGTCCAGTGCAATGGATGTTCCCGCGCCAGGCGCCGTATCGATCGTGGCCGCCACCCAGGCGCCCGAAGCATTGGTCGCATACTTCGGATCGGTATTGGTGACGTCGTAGTAAGCCACATAGGCCTTATTATCCGTGCCGACGGCGATACTCGCGTACGTCCCGACATTCCCCCCCGCATCGACGTTCGCCGTAATAACCCAGGATCCCGAGGCATTCGTGGCATACTCCAGATCCGCATCCGTCACATCGTAGTAGGCGATGTGGACCTTCCCGTTCGAGTCGAGTGCAAGGGATGTGTACTGTCCGAGGTCGGTGCCTGTATTGTCCACGGTGGTGGCGACCCACGAACCCGACGAATTGGTCGCGTATTTCAGGGCCGTATTGGTTGCATCGTAGTAGGAGATATGGGCCTTGTTGCTGGAATCGAGAGCCACGGAAGTATACTGGCCGACGTCGCCTCCGGTATCAACCGATTCAACCGTCCACGTTCCCGTCGTATTGTAGGCATACTTCAGGTCCCCATTGGTGACGTCATAGTAGGAGATGTGAGTCTTGCCGTTCGAGTCGACGGCGATGGCGGTGTATCGACCGGCGTTGCCCGTGACAACGGCGGCCTGGCTTACCACCATGATGCCATCCGAGGAATCGCAGCGGGAGTTCCCTACTTTGTCGAACGTTTTGACGTTGACGTAGTACGAGGTGCCTTGAGTCAGGGAGAGGGCGCCCAGACTGAACGAGGTGTTCAAACTGTTGCTCGCAAAAGCGGTGATATTTGAGGGCGAAGCACCGCTACAGGTGGTGGTTCCCACGGCGAACTCGTACCGGTCCACGCCGCTCGTATCGGAGGCCGTCGTCCAGCCGCCGGCAAGGGAGGTCGTTTTCGTCTGGATATCCTGGTCGCCGCCGATCGCATCCCGCACGGTGACGCTCCCAACACTCGTGTCGCAAGTGCGAGACGCCGCCGTTCCCGTTCCGTTATTTCCCTTCTTGTCCGTCGCCCGCATGTTGAGTGTCAGGCTCTGAGCGTCCGTGCAGGTGATCCCCGTCCAGGAACATGTCCCTCCCAGGAAAGTAGCAGTTGTCCACTCCGAATCGCACGTTCCGTCTGTGGATTTGCAGTATTCGCAGAGATCGATGCCGGAGCCGGATTCGGAGAAGTTCGCGCTCAGGTCGAACGGACTGTCCACATGAGTGACCGTCGCTGTACTCGTGACGTTGACCGTACCCGCCGACGGGGAAACCGTGTCCACGCCCCAAGCGGCCACCGCGGGCGAAAGATCCACGTTTCCGGCTCTGTCCGTCGCGCGGATCAACAGGCTGTAATTACCGGCCGCAAGGCCCTTGTCGGCGCGCGGCGATGTACAGGCCGTGTAGGCCGCTCCGTTAAAGCTGCATTCGAGCGCGGCGTCGGGCTCGTTGACCACGAATTCAAAGGAA
The nucleotide sequence above comes from Nitrospirota bacterium. Encoded proteins:
- a CDS encoding DUF2191 domain-containing protein; this encodes MRTTLDLDDGLVRAAKRRALEAGTTLTRVIEDALRLVLRPPAKKQKPFRLKLLTFKGELRPGVDLSDRDSLYEIMEGRK
- a CDS encoding PIN domain-containing protein, with translation MYAHWEDSPKHDLAAGKLKELAGRDDPWGLPVFCVAEFLRVVTHPGILKEPRTHDQATEALGRLLQSPNVGVLLPGDRFLGLLGETIRKYEVRGNLVFDAQIVALCRESGVDSILTDDGDFHRFRELTVLKLE